The following proteins are co-located in the Haloarcula marismortui ATCC 43049 genome:
- a CDS encoding DUF7383 domain-containing protein: protein MSRRANYALCEFQQHLGPAADSLDVPWAEYTGNSTDPVSFNIPTSSSADPYVEMQVFDVEDFNHEIVVNGEPLSGFDIAPDEGWQLWMDTIAPERLHLGENTIQFRRNTDSKDAFVVGSVTVHWTEPVE from the coding sequence ATGTCACGTCGCGCCAACTACGCGCTCTGTGAGTTCCAGCAGCACCTCGGTCCGGCGGCGGACTCGCTCGACGTTCCCTGGGCTGAATACACCGGGAATTCGACTGATCCGGTTTCCTTCAACATCCCCACCTCATCGTCGGCGGACCCGTACGTCGAGATGCAGGTGTTCGACGTCGAGGATTTCAACCACGAAATCGTGGTCAACGGCGAACCGCTGTCAGGGTTCGATATCGCGCCCGACGAGGGGTGGCAGCTCTGGATGGATACGATTGCGCCCGAGCGACTCCACCTCGGCGAGAACACGATTCAGTTCCGGCGGAACACCGACTCGAAGGACGCTTTCGTCGTCGGGTCGGTTACGGTCCACTGGACTGAGCCCGTCGAATGA